One Thalassotalea hakodatensis DNA segment encodes these proteins:
- a CDS encoding HlyC/CorC family transporter produces the protein MSEDSPHSSNGSANKSLIDKFVQLFTGEPQNKEELVEVLNDAEDRELIKPETKLMIEGVLEVSDMRVRDIMIPRSQMITLDINTPLNELLPVIIDSGHSRFPVINEDIDHIEGILLAKDLLAYGFEQQAPLTSLQEVIRQAIIVPESKRVEPLLKEFRSQRYHMAIVVDEYGGVSGVVTIEDILELIVGEIEDETDDEIEEDIKYLAGNVYQVKALTELDDFMEYFNCQLDEGDSDTIGGVVLHTFGHMPRKGEEVTINKFEYKVTSADSRRLQTLQVTVPKNHKVNGKPSE, from the coding sequence ATGAGCGAAGATAGCCCCCACTCTAGTAACGGTTCTGCAAATAAATCGCTGATTGATAAATTCGTTCAGCTTTTTACTGGGGAACCGCAAAATAAAGAAGAATTGGTTGAGGTATTAAATGATGCCGAAGACCGTGAACTAATAAAGCCTGAAACCAAGCTTATGATTGAAGGCGTATTAGAAGTTTCAGATATGCGTGTTAGGGATATTATGATCCCACGTTCACAAATGATCACCCTAGATATTAATACTCCGCTTAATGAATTGCTACCCGTCATCATCGACTCAGGACACTCTCGTTTTCCAGTCATTAATGAAGACATTGATCACATTGAGGGTATTTTATTAGCAAAAGACCTACTCGCTTATGGTTTCGAACAGCAAGCACCCTTAACCTCTTTACAAGAAGTGATCAGACAAGCGATCATTGTGCCTGAAAGCAAACGCGTAGAACCGTTATTAAAAGAGTTTCGATCTCAACGTTACCATATGGCAATTGTTGTTGATGAATATGGCGGTGTGTCTGGGGTCGTTACCATTGAAGATATTCTTGAGTTAATCGTTGGTGAAATAGAAGATGAAACCGATGATGAAATTGAAGAAGATATAAAATATTTAGCGGGTAATGTTTACCAAGTAAAAGCATTAACAGAGCTCGATGATTTTATGGAATACTTTAATTGCCAACTTGATGAAGGCGACTCTGATACCATTGGTGGAGTAGTACTTCATACTTTTGGCCATATGCCGCGTAAAGGTGAAGAAGTCACTATCAACAAATTTGAATATAAAGTAACCTCTGCTGACAGTCGCCGTTTACAAACCTTACAAGTTACCGTACCTAAGAACCATAAAGTAAATGGTAAACCTTCCGAATAG
- the lnt gene encoding apolipoprotein N-acyltransferase: MLKTFINKLGTIRIGAVLSNSSLWISAFLGASLVFAYAPFSQWWLSWLVLPIWFIYVNNQCANSPSFIKDCTKHGFAFGVGWFSAGISWVHVSIAEFGGMPLVVSVAIMFLLCLYLAIYPALALFLTAKISELICKRIQWWLLAPIWLFTEYLRSVVLTGFPWLSIGYTQIDSPLASLAPIIGEIGLTFTVIFIAGLTVDLFITKKTKLIIIPTVILGAVVWLSQSIEWVTPTGKSKRVALVQGNIAQSIKWEPEQQWPTMLKYLDLSRKHYDADIIIWPESAIPAIETMSSTQEFLDIANQSASVNNAAIITGIINYHFESKHYFNSLVVLGNETANDQQGGYYYNHKNRYDKNHLLPIGEFVPFGDLLRPLAPFFNLPMSSFTRGDYVQQNLQAHDTRLLALICFEIAFADQLSANFSANSDFLLTVSNDAWFGNSHGPHQHMEIARMRALEFGRPLLRSTNTGITAITNHLGEFTSILPQFTQDVLKQDVTLVTGITPYARYGNTPLYVISFLLVLCVLIRNLRIGKL; this comes from the coding sequence ATGCTTAAAACGTTCATCAACAAACTAGGCACCATTCGCATTGGTGCCGTGTTGTCTAATTCTTCGCTTTGGATAAGTGCGTTTCTTGGTGCCAGCTTGGTTTTTGCTTATGCTCCTTTTTCGCAATGGTGGCTAAGCTGGCTTGTTTTACCTATATGGTTTATTTATGTAAATAATCAGTGTGCTAACAGTCCCTCTTTTATCAAAGATTGCACTAAACATGGCTTCGCTTTCGGTGTTGGTTGGTTTTCTGCTGGCATTAGTTGGGTGCATGTCAGTATTGCTGAGTTTGGTGGTATGCCGTTAGTTGTCTCTGTCGCTATTATGTTTTTGCTTTGCTTATATTTAGCGATATACCCTGCTCTGGCGTTGTTTCTCACCGCCAAAATATCAGAGTTGATATGTAAACGTATTCAATGGTGGTTATTAGCACCCATTTGGTTATTTACAGAATACCTTCGCAGTGTAGTGCTCACAGGCTTCCCTTGGCTTTCTATTGGTTACACACAAATTGATTCCCCCCTAGCTTCGCTTGCCCCTATTATTGGTGAAATCGGCTTAACATTTACCGTTATATTTATCGCTGGTTTAACAGTGGATCTGTTCATAACGAAAAAAACTAAGCTTATTATAATACCGACAGTTATTTTAGGAGCCGTGGTTTGGCTCAGCCAATCAATTGAATGGGTCACCCCTACAGGTAAATCTAAACGTGTTGCTTTAGTGCAAGGTAATATTGCTCAGTCAATCAAATGGGAGCCAGAACAGCAGTGGCCTACCATGCTTAAGTACTTGGATTTAAGTCGAAAACATTATGATGCAGACATTATTATCTGGCCAGAGTCTGCAATTCCTGCCATAGAAACCATGAGCAGTACACAAGAATTTTTAGATATTGCCAATCAGTCTGCAAGTGTTAACAATGCAGCGATTATCACCGGGATCATTAATTATCATTTTGAATCAAAGCACTATTTTAATAGTTTAGTTGTGCTTGGCAATGAAACGGCCAATGATCAACAAGGTGGTTATTATTACAATCACAAAAACCGCTACGATAAGAATCATTTATTACCCATTGGCGAATTTGTACCTTTTGGCGACTTACTCAGACCATTAGCACCTTTTTTTAACTTACCCATGTCATCTTTTACCCGCGGGGATTACGTGCAGCAAAACTTGCAAGCACATGATACTAGATTATTAGCATTAATTTGTTTTGAAATTGCCTTCGCCGACCAACTTAGCGCAAACTTTTCAGCCAACAGTGACTTTTTGCTTACCGTCAGCAATGATGCATGGTTTGGCAATTCTCATGGCCCGCACCAACATATGGAAATAGCACGAATGCGCGCACTTGAATTCGGTCGGCCATTACTTCGTTCAACAAATACCGGGATCACAGCAATCACCAATCATTTAGGTGAGTTCACCAGTATATTACCGCAGTTTACTCAAGACGTTTTAAAGCAAGATGTGACATTAGTCACAGGCATAACACCCTATGCCCGTTATGGAAATACACCACTTTATGTTATTTCATTTCTATTAGTGCTATGTGTTCTGATACGAAATTTACGTATTGGTAAATTATAA
- a CDS encoding amidohydrolase, whose amino-acid sequence MKYTQLIALSLTSVLSTIASAQTTLITNINGYTINNDTVTRFAAIKFNDDTIEQIYQKNHRPINCNGCIVIDGKGKTMLPGLIDAHGHVLSYGESLMQADLTPAKSEKEAVEATLTYANSNKNLTWIKGRGWNQTQWLKNAFPTAASLDKFFPNKPVWLSRVDGHAGWANTKAMALAGITKQTKAPQGGEIIRDKNGNATGVFIDNAMKLIEKNIAPLTLAEQKTILENAMNSLAAQGLTSVHDAGIDSNNLEAYLQMSGNNNMAIRINAMLYLPSPDWQQTLKYGTFSTDNDMLQFNSVKIQADGALGSRGAALIEDYSDQHGHRGLLLHTQEDFERYVKTAMKEGFQVNTHAIGDNANKIVLDNYEKNIANSKTQHLRHRVEHAQVLRLKDIPRFNELNVIASMQATHATSDKNMASDRLGEDRIKGAYAWRKLLNANAIIAAGSDFPVESPNPFFGLHASITRQDKQNLPEGGWIKEEKMTREEALRSFTIDAAYSGHQEDIIGSLSKGKKADFIIIDNDFFTMPEQDIWQIKVLETWVNGKKVYVAGSNSDQI is encoded by the coding sequence ATGAAATATACACAGCTAATCGCATTGAGTTTAACTTCGGTTTTAAGCACGATTGCATCTGCACAAACAACGCTAATTACCAATATAAATGGTTATACCATCAATAATGATACCGTAACGCGGTTTGCAGCGATAAAGTTTAACGATGATACCATCGAACAAATTTATCAAAAAAACCACCGTCCAATTAACTGCAATGGTTGTATAGTTATTGATGGAAAAGGCAAAACTATGTTACCTGGCTTAATTGATGCTCACGGGCATGTATTAAGTTATGGTGAAAGTTTAATGCAAGCAGATTTAACCCCAGCGAAAAGCGAAAAAGAAGCGGTTGAAGCAACGCTAACCTACGCCAATAGCAATAAAAATTTAACGTGGATCAAAGGCCGAGGGTGGAACCAAACACAATGGCTGAAAAATGCTTTTCCAACCGCAGCTTCCTTAGATAAATTTTTTCCCAATAAACCTGTTTGGTTAAGCCGCGTTGACGGACATGCTGGCTGGGCAAATACTAAAGCAATGGCGTTAGCAGGTATAACTAAACAGACCAAGGCACCACAAGGAGGTGAAATTATTCGCGATAAAAATGGTAACGCTACCGGTGTTTTTATTGATAACGCCATGAAACTCATTGAAAAAAATATTGCGCCATTAACCTTAGCTGAGCAAAAAACAATATTAGAGAACGCGATGAATTCACTCGCAGCTCAAGGGTTAACCAGCGTACATGATGCCGGCATTGACAGTAATAATCTCGAAGCTTATTTGCAAATGTCGGGCAATAATAATATGGCAATTCGCATTAATGCCATGCTTTACCTCCCTTCTCCTGATTGGCAACAAACACTAAAATACGGCACATTTAGCACTGACAATGATATGCTGCAATTTAATAGCGTAAAAATTCAAGCTGACGGTGCGCTTGGTAGTAGAGGGGCGGCACTCATTGAAGATTATTCAGATCAACATGGTCATCGCGGTTTGCTATTGCATACCCAAGAAGATTTCGAACGCTACGTAAAAACTGCGATGAAAGAAGGTTTCCAAGTCAACACGCATGCCATTGGTGATAATGCGAATAAAATTGTATTAGACAATTACGAAAAAAATATTGCTAACAGCAAAACTCAACACTTACGCCACCGCGTAGAACACGCACAAGTACTAAGGTTAAAAGATATTCCGCGTTTTAATGAGTTAAACGTTATCGCATCCATGCAAGCAACGCATGCAACCTCTGATAAAAATATGGCTAGCGACCGACTCGGCGAAGATAGAATTAAGGGCGCATACGCATGGCGAAAATTACTGAATGCTAATGCTATTATCGCCGCTGGTTCAGACTTTCCCGTTGAATCCCCTAACCCGTTTTTCGGCTTACACGCTTCAATTACCAGACAAGATAAGCAAAACTTACCTGAAGGTGGTTGGATAAAAGAAGAGAAGATGACGAGAGAAGAAGCATTACGAAGCTTCACTATTGATGCCGCCTATTCAGGCCATCAAGAGGATATCATTGGCTCACTAAGTAAAGGGAAAAAAGCCGACTTCATTATCATTGATAACGACTTCTTTACCATGCCAGAGCAAGATATTTGGCAAATTAAAGTGCTTGAAACCTGGGTCAATGGTAAAAAAGTCTATGTAGCAGGTAGCAACTCAGACCAAATCTAA
- a CDS encoding glutamate-5-semialdehyde dehydrogenase, protein MSLITNIAEQAAIGAKVLATKSSELKKALLSDMANALRIRQDEILNANSEDLANARDNGLSDAMIDRLTLTAQRIEDMAVGLETVAHLPDVVGTTRLIETRPNGIDIQKMRVPLGVICMIYEARPNVTADAAGLCIKSGNAVILRGGKEALSSSLAIADALQSVLKKYDLPTSIVSVIPDPNRALLNELLTLKQYIDLVIPRGGEGLINFVSENSKIPVIQHYKGVCHLYVDKDADLEKALNILVNGKTQRPGVCNALEGLVVHKDIAERFLPMVNETFEKEQVTVNGESDISQYFSSFKPIENTGFGEEYLSLEISVKVVDSLEKAIKHIDDFGSNHTEVICTENNETAAIFQQVVDASVVMVNASSRFSDGSELGLGAEIGIATTKLHAYGPMGIESLTTEKFLVNGTGQVRA, encoded by the coding sequence ATGAGTTTAATTACAAATATTGCCGAGCAAGCTGCAATCGGTGCAAAGGTACTCGCAACTAAATCTTCAGAATTAAAAAAAGCATTACTTAGCGACATGGCGAACGCATTAAGAATAAGACAAGATGAAATATTAAACGCCAACAGTGAAGATTTAGCAAATGCGCGTGACAACGGGTTGTCTGATGCCATGATTGACCGTTTAACGTTAACTGCTCAACGCATCGAAGATATGGCTGTTGGCTTAGAAACAGTTGCTCACTTACCTGATGTTGTCGGCACCACTCGCCTGATAGAAACGCGACCGAATGGCATAGATATTCAAAAAATGCGCGTACCATTAGGCGTAATATGTATGATTTACGAGGCTAGGCCAAATGTTACTGCTGATGCGGCAGGGTTGTGCATTAAATCAGGTAATGCCGTGATTTTGCGTGGTGGTAAAGAAGCACTGAGTTCTAGCTTAGCAATTGCTGATGCACTGCAAAGTGTGTTGAAAAAGTATGATTTACCAACGTCTATTGTCTCAGTTATTCCTGATCCAAATAGAGCACTTCTCAATGAATTATTAACCTTAAAGCAATATATTGATTTAGTCATCCCAAGAGGGGGCGAAGGGTTAATAAATTTTGTGAGTGAAAATAGTAAAATTCCCGTTATTCAACACTATAAAGGCGTTTGCCATTTGTATGTTGATAAAGATGCCGATCTAGAAAAAGCCCTTAACATTCTTGTTAATGGCAAAACTCAACGACCTGGCGTTTGTAATGCTCTTGAAGGTTTAGTCGTGCATAAAGATATCGCAGAGCGTTTTCTTCCGATGGTGAATGAAACCTTCGAAAAAGAGCAGGTTACGGTAAATGGTGAAAGTGATATAAGTCAGTACTTTAGTTCATTTAAACCGATCGAAAATACTGGTTTTGGTGAAGAATACTTAAGTCTAGAAATTTCAGTGAAAGTTGTTGATAGCCTTGAAAAGGCAATTAAACACATTGATGACTTTGGTAGTAATCACACTGAAGTGATTTGTACTGAGAATAATGAAACAGCAGCTATTTTCCAACAAGTAGTTGATGCGTCAGTTGTTATGGTTAATGCCTCTTCTCGTTTTTCTGATGGTTCTGAATTAGGTTTAGGTGCTGAAATTGGTATTGCCACTACTAAGTTGCACGCCTACGGCCCAATGGGCATTGAATCGCTTACCACTGAAAAGTTTTTAGTCAATGGAACCGGGCAAGTAAGAGCCTAA
- the proB gene encoding glutamate 5-kinase yields MNVDSKSLPWQRIVIKVGSALIAPNRNGCSSQYLLSIANFIVRCRMSGTQVVLVSSGSVAAGAHLFKGVDTSPITIKKAMAAAGQSEMMATWDRLFDFNTAQILLTHADLKNRDRYVSVRDTIEELLDNNILPIINENDTVATDRLKVGDNDNLSAMVASAANADTLVICSDVDGLYDANPKLDINAQLITDVYEINAGIYNMAGGATSDVGTGGMKTKIQAADKAVSHGIDTYIVNGFNESSFNDLLAGSSPGTHFHPHKKPMQDTHHWMKHTTRIQGELVVDDGFMMQKDATGDLLSPQDLLEVSGEFSAGDVVLVRKDNGDKLAKVKTNYSSCLLNFVATQNSEHISEQLDNTDEPILSKQYITLLGV; encoded by the coding sequence GTGAATGTAGATTCTAAATCATTACCGTGGCAACGAATTGTCATTAAAGTTGGAAGTGCGCTTATCGCCCCCAACAGAAATGGCTGTAGTAGCCAATATTTATTAAGCATTGCTAATTTTATTGTTCGCTGTCGCATGTCAGGAACCCAAGTAGTGCTGGTTTCTTCTGGCTCAGTAGCTGCAGGAGCTCATTTATTTAAAGGGGTTGATACATCACCCATTACAATAAAAAAGGCAATGGCCGCCGCTGGTCAATCAGAAATGATGGCAACGTGGGATAGGTTATTTGATTTTAATACCGCGCAAATATTGTTAACGCATGCTGATCTAAAAAACAGAGATCGGTATGTCAGTGTTAGAGATACTATCGAAGAATTGCTCGACAATAATATTCTGCCGATTATTAATGAAAATGACACGGTGGCAACTGATCGATTGAAAGTCGGTGATAATGACAACTTATCTGCCATGGTAGCGAGTGCTGCTAACGCTGATACGTTAGTTATTTGCTCCGACGTTGATGGTTTATACGATGCTAATCCAAAATTAGATATAAACGCTCAGCTTATTACCGATGTTTATGAAATTAATGCCGGTATATATAACATGGCGGGTGGGGCAACGAGTGATGTCGGTACTGGCGGTATGAAAACTAAAATTCAAGCCGCAGACAAAGCAGTTTCTCACGGTATAGATACTTATATCGTTAATGGCTTTAATGAGTCGAGTTTTAACGATTTATTAGCGGGTAGCAGTCCAGGTACACATTTTCACCCGCATAAAAAACCAATGCAGGATACACATCATTGGATGAAGCATACGACCAGAATTCAAGGTGAGTTAGTGGTAGATGATGGTTTTATGATGCAGAAAGACGCTACGGGTGATCTGCTTTCACCTCAAGATCTATTAGAAGTTAGCGGTGAATTTTCAGCTGGCGATGTTGTACTGGTGAGAAAAGATAATGGCGACAAACTTGCCAAAGTCAAAACGAATTACAGCAGTTGTTTGCTTAATTTCGTTGCGACTCAAAACAGCGAACACATTTCGGAACAGTTAGACAATACTGACGAACCGATACTTTCCAAACAATATATTACGTTATTAGGAGTATAA
- the rimO gene encoding 30S ribosomal protein S12 methylthiotransferase RimO, whose amino-acid sequence MTRSLDESSNLAEPKELITHGKAPSIGFLSLGCPKNLVDSERILTQLRTEGYDVVPSYDDADMVIVNTCGFIDSAVQESLDTIGEALKENGKVLVTGCLGAKKDEIIELHPNVLGVTGPHAYDEVLTQVHEHLEKPKHNPFVDLIPDQGVKLTPKHFAYLKISEGCNHRCTFCIIPSMRGDLDSRPIGDVLGEAQRLVNAGVKELLVISQDTSAYGVDVKHKLDFHEGMPVKTHMQQLCEELAKQGVWVRLHYVYPYPHVDNIIPLMAEGKILPYLDIPFQHANKRVLKLMKRPGSSDRVLERIKKWREICPELVIRSTFIVGFPGETEEEFEELLDFLEEAQLDRVGCFKYSPVEGATANDLPDHVSEEVMEERLQRFMAVQARISAEKLQARIGQEYLILVDEVNDLGIVGRSYMDAPEIDGKVYLSDDYDAEPGDQLWVQIIHADEHDVWGIRVED is encoded by the coding sequence GTGACTAGAAGCCTTGACGAATCTTCAAATCTAGCTGAACCTAAAGAGCTTATAACACACGGTAAAGCTCCGAGTATAGGTTTTTTGTCTTTAGGTTGCCCTAAAAACCTCGTAGATTCTGAACGTATCTTAACCCAGCTTCGTACCGAAGGTTATGACGTGGTGCCCAGTTATGATGATGCTGATATGGTGATTGTTAATACCTGTGGTTTTATCGATTCAGCGGTACAAGAATCTTTAGATACCATAGGTGAAGCGCTAAAAGAAAACGGTAAGGTGCTAGTTACAGGGTGTTTAGGTGCGAAAAAAGATGAAATTATTGAATTGCATCCGAATGTGTTAGGAGTCACTGGTCCACATGCATACGATGAAGTGCTAACCCAAGTTCATGAGCATTTGGAAAAACCGAAACATAACCCATTCGTTGATTTAATTCCTGATCAAGGTGTTAAGCTTACCCCAAAACACTTTGCCTATTTGAAAATATCAGAAGGATGTAATCACCGTTGTACGTTTTGCATTATTCCTTCAATGCGTGGTGATTTAGACTCTCGCCCCATTGGTGATGTTCTGGGTGAAGCCCAACGCTTGGTAAATGCCGGCGTTAAAGAACTACTGGTAATTTCGCAAGATACGTCCGCTTATGGGGTTGATGTAAAGCATAAACTTGATTTCCATGAAGGAATGCCGGTTAAAACCCACATGCAGCAGTTATGTGAAGAGTTAGCGAAGCAAGGCGTTTGGGTGCGATTACACTATGTTTACCCGTATCCTCACGTGGACAATATTATACCGCTAATGGCAGAAGGAAAAATTCTACCCTATTTAGATATCCCTTTTCAGCATGCTAATAAACGAGTTTTGAAATTGATGAAACGACCCGGTAGCTCAGACCGCGTATTAGAGCGTATTAAAAAATGGCGAGAAATTTGTCCTGAACTGGTAATTCGTTCAACCTTTATCGTGGGATTTCCTGGTGAAACAGAAGAAGAATTTGAAGAGCTATTAGACTTTTTAGAAGAAGCACAATTAGACCGTGTCGGTTGTTTTAAATACTCTCCGGTTGAAGGTGCTACGGCGAATGATTTACCTGATCATGTTTCTGAAGAAGTGATGGAAGAACGCCTACAACGTTTTATGGCGGTTCAAGCAAGGATCAGTGCGGAGAAGTTACAAGCGCGTATTGGTCAAGAATATTTAATACTTGTTGATGAAGTGAATGATCTAGGCATTGTAGGGCGTTCATATATGGATGCGCCAGAAATTGATGGTAAGGTTTATTTATCTGATGATTATGACGCTGAACCTGGCGATCAACTTTGGGTTCAGATCATTCACGCTGATGAACACGATGTTTGGGGCATAAGAGTAGAAGATTAA
- a CDS encoding recombinase family protein, protein MNKPKLYSYIRWSSDKQTKGDSLERQLEYATKIATEHDLELVKMLDAGVSAFKGNNADTGALGDFLEAVKAGVVPSGSWLVVENLDRLSRQQILESNELFSGLLRREITVVTGMDNKVYSKESVTKNPMDLMYSIMLFARAHEESQTKANRTNQSALRAINKFNDGVRSDDGYALPIKAVGSHPWMFDTSHGDVREHPLHWNVAKDIVSKILSGMGSYKICEYLNATYEPPKQRKNKKRNTWSIDMLRKFHKREYIRGIKRISIAGVEYELNGYYPSLVDDTTYFKMQNIRDRNKVTTTSRNYVGLFTGIRVAKCGHCTDSLSFFTSRKTRKDKVTGESVPYNTLRYICTNKQQSTKNCDSGSMDAKRIEDTIIRLGLGKIWKANEDNSVSQLPEIEANKSKLSEFEQQESNLVDKFVLFNEVPDSMVKKMNELQVNIADTKAIIEELEQQANAPQVAVSDIEQQWKAIPPSVLDKDNNDIRTQVRGMIRDSVRSITIWKLAGGERAGNEIEIEFKDGETVKARRSQHKLTLISHIGITPSDVKMTDEEASREFDRVNQKLENLLFWNMDENQLPMDGAPKVIDKLLPFKDGKKFIQLHPPKEFDIDE, encoded by the coding sequence ATGAACAAACCCAAATTATACAGCTACATTCGCTGGTCTAGTGATAAGCAAACCAAAGGCGATAGTTTAGAGCGTCAGCTTGAATACGCCACCAAGATAGCTACCGAACACGACTTGGAGCTTGTAAAAATGCTTGATGCTGGTGTCAGCGCATTCAAGGGTAATAATGCTGATACAGGTGCGTTGGGTGACTTCCTAGAAGCCGTTAAGGCTGGTGTTGTACCAAGCGGTAGCTGGTTAGTTGTTGAGAACTTAGACCGTTTATCTAGGCAACAGATACTTGAATCTAATGAATTATTCAGCGGGTTGTTACGTAGAGAAATAACCGTTGTTACTGGTATGGATAACAAAGTCTATTCGAAAGAGTCAGTTACTAAAAACCCTATGGATTTGATGTATTCAATCATGCTGTTTGCAAGAGCACACGAGGAAAGCCAAACCAAAGCCAACAGGACAAACCAGAGCGCACTGAGAGCCATTAATAAGTTCAACGATGGAGTTAGGTCGGATGATGGTTATGCCCTTCCTATAAAAGCTGTAGGAAGCCATCCATGGATGTTTGATACCAGTCATGGTGACGTCAGGGAGCATCCACTTCATTGGAATGTAGCAAAGGACATTGTTAGCAAGATTTTGTCAGGTATGGGTAGTTATAAAATCTGCGAGTACTTGAATGCCACTTATGAACCACCAAAGCAACGCAAGAACAAGAAGCGCAATACGTGGTCAATCGACATGCTGCGCAAGTTCCATAAACGTGAGTACATCCGTGGGATTAAACGTATCTCTATTGCTGGCGTTGAATACGAGTTAAATGGTTATTATCCAAGTCTGGTAGATGACACCACCTACTTTAAGATGCAGAATATTCGAGACCGTAACAAAGTAACAACCACCAGTAGGAACTATGTCGGTTTGTTCACTGGGATACGTGTTGCTAAGTGCGGCCACTGTACTGATAGCTTGAGCTTCTTCACCAGCAGGAAGACACGTAAGGATAAAGTCACTGGTGAGAGTGTCCCATACAACACGCTGCGCTACATCTGCACCAATAAACAACAGTCAACTAAGAACTGTGATAGCGGTAGTATGGATGCAAAGCGAATTGAAGACACCATTATCAGGCTAGGACTTGGGAAAATATGGAAAGCCAATGAGGATAATTCAGTTAGTCAGTTACCAGAGATTGAAGCTAATAAGTCGAAACTGTCTGAGTTCGAACAGCAGGAATCTAACCTAGTCGATAAGTTTGTACTGTTTAATGAAGTACCTGATTCGATGGTTAAGAAGATGAATGAGTTACAAGTTAACATTGCAGACACCAAAGCAATTATTGAAGAATTAGAGCAACAAGCTAACGCCCCACAAGTGGCTGTAAGCGACATAGAGCAACAATGGAAAGCCATACCACCAAGCGTACTAGATAAGGACAATAATGATATCAGAACGCAAGTAAGAGGCATGATTAGGGATTCGGTGAGGTCTATTACTATCTGGAAATTAGCTGGTGGTGAACGAGCAGGAAATGAGATAGAGATAGAATTCAAGGACGGTGAAACTGTTAAAGCTAGACGTTCACAACACAAGTTAACTCTAATTAGTCATATTGGAATTACTCCATCCGATGTGAAAATGACAGATGAAGAAGCTAGTCGTGAGTTTGACCGTGTAAACCAGAAGCTAGAAAATCTACTGTTTTGGAATATGGATGAAAATCAACTACCGATGGATGGAGCACCAAAAGTGATTGATAAACTACTTCCCTTTAAAGATGGCAAAAAGTTTATACAATTACATCCACCAAAAGAGTTTGATATAGACGAATAA
- a CDS encoding recombinase family protein, whose amino-acid sequence MRTFAYLRTSTDSQTTDQQMMVIENAGYTVEPHRQIVETISGKVPALKRPEFALLVNKLEVGDTLIVNKLDRLGRNNVDLQLTVEQLVNTGIRVICLDLPTQDLSSAEGKLMLQLFASFAEFERNRISDRTKEALNKKKADGVKLGRPLATSTTEQVHQCKAGGLSQSKTSKKLGISIATVKRHWNKQ is encoded by the coding sequence GTGCGTACTTTTGCTTACTTGAGGACTTCTACAGATTCGCAAACTACTGACCAGCAGATGATGGTTATTGAAAACGCTGGTTATACTGTTGAGCCACATAGACAGATTGTTGAAACTATCAGCGGTAAAGTGCCAGCCCTTAAGCGCCCTGAATTCGCCTTGCTGGTTAACAAGCTGGAAGTTGGTGATACATTAATAGTTAATAAGCTGGATAGATTAGGAAGAAACAACGTAGACCTACAGTTAACGGTAGAGCAATTAGTTAATACTGGTATTCGTGTAATCTGCTTGGACTTGCCAACACAAGACTTATCAAGCGCAGAGGGTAAACTAATGCTTCAACTATTCGCTTCATTCGCCGAATTCGAGCGTAACCGTATCAGTGACCGCACTAAGGAAGCCTTGAATAAGAAGAAAGCTGACGGTGTTAAATTGGGTAGGCCTTTAGCTACCAGTACAACTGAGCAAGTGCATCAATGTAAAGCTGGTGGGCTATCACAAAGTAAAACATCTAAAAAGCTTGGTATTAGTATTGCAACTGTTAAACGTCACTGGAATAAGCAGTGA